From one Brevundimonas sp. PAMC22021 genomic stretch:
- a CDS encoding HAMP domain-containing sensor histidine kinase: MTHSLQTASSASTLIKRTMLQRLIAAGNLRYWIIVSWAAALATTVEPVAALGWMVVALLSGLARTVVETRVKLADPVKLARLKLFTAFVSCAAWGAAPVLAFLYGDALGEALAVGLLVAGYTLVFTQMRAAPKEALIVSAPYSAVAALLIASQWGTQTFWVLAAIVPVMGLSLLIKVVVTQMRDDELAAVNARQASLIAELQAARDKADAANAAKSNFLGVISHELRTPMNGVLGAAQLLEFTELTERQKDYVGVIRASGDGLMVLLNDILDLTKIEAGRMDLAPADIDISNLAPRLIGPFKAQAEAKGLAFETDIAGDLPERVRLDPLRLAQIAHNLLGNAIKFTPQGSVRLSLIGERLSDHGARLTLAVADSGIGIAASDVERLFQPFTQVDGSSTRRFGGTGLGLSICQRLAGMMGGEITVASQPDQGSTFSLSIEVEALAWPASELQSCAA; encoded by the coding sequence ATGACGCACTCCCTGCAAACCGCAAGCTCCGCTTCGACCCTGATCAAGCGCACCATGCTGCAGCGGCTGATCGCGGCGGGGAACCTGCGCTACTGGATCATCGTCAGCTGGGCCGCGGCGTTGGCCACCACGGTCGAGCCGGTTGCGGCCCTCGGCTGGATGGTCGTGGCCCTGCTGTCTGGCCTTGCCCGAACGGTGGTCGAGACCCGCGTGAAGCTGGCCGATCCGGTCAAGCTCGCGCGGTTGAAGCTGTTCACCGCCTTCGTGTCCTGCGCGGCGTGGGGCGCGGCGCCCGTTCTGGCGTTCCTCTACGGCGACGCCTTGGGCGAGGCTTTGGCGGTCGGTCTGCTGGTCGCCGGTTACACCCTGGTCTTCACCCAGATGCGGGCGGCTCCCAAGGAAGCGCTGATCGTCTCGGCCCCCTATTCGGCGGTCGCGGCCCTGCTGATCGCCAGCCAGTGGGGAACCCAGACCTTCTGGGTGCTCGCCGCCATCGTTCCCGTCATGGGCCTGTCGCTGTTGATCAAGGTCGTCGTCACCCAGATGAGGGACGACGAACTGGCGGCGGTAAACGCGCGTCAGGCCTCGCTGATCGCCGAGCTTCAGGCCGCCCGAGACAAGGCCGACGCCGCCAACGCCGCCAAGTCCAACTTCCTGGGCGTCATCTCGCACGAGCTGCGCACGCCGATGAACGGGGTCCTGGGGGCGGCGCAACTGCTCGAGTTCACCGAACTGACGGAGCGGCAGAAGGACTATGTCGGCGTGATCCGCGCCTCGGGCGACGGCCTGATGGTGCTGCTGAACGACATCCTGGACCTGACCAAGATCGAGGCCGGTCGCATGGACCTGGCGCCTGCCGACATCGACATTTCCAACCTCGCGCCACGGTTGATCGGCCCCTTCAAGGCGCAGGCCGAGGCCAAGGGTCTTGCTTTCGAGACCGACATCGCCGGCGATCTGCCCGAGCGCGTCCGGCTCGACCCGCTGCGCCTGGCCCAGATCGCGCACAACCTCCTGGGCAACGCCATCAAGTTCACGCCGCAGGGCTCGGTGCGTCTGAGCCTGATTGGCGAGCGCCTGTCCGACCACGGGGCGCGCCTGACGCTCGCCGTTGCCGACAGCGGCATCGGCATCGCGGCCTCGGACGTCGAGCGGCTGTTTCAGCCCTTCACCCAGGTGGACGGCTCTTCCACCCGTCGCTTCGGCGGCACGGGCCTCGGCCTCAGCATCTGCCAGCGCCTCGCCGGCATGATGGGCGGCGAGATCACGGTCGCGTCTCAGCCCGATCAGGGCTCGACCTTCAGTCTGTCGATCGAGGTGGAGGCGCTGGCCTGGCCCGCCTCTGAGCTCCAGAGCTGTGCGGCGTGA
- a CDS encoding A24 family peptidase, which yields MTPLTTAAVLGGLGLIIGSFLAAVSVRLPQGVDVVSRPSQCMGCERPLRPWELVPVFSWLALRARCARCGVRISARYPAVEAAAGLVGGWAGLAFGDWTLAAITAVLGWQLLLIAVIDAEHMVLPDVLTWPLIGTGLAASVLLGQGWHGVLSAGIGFAALWLVAWGYRAARGRQGLGGGDPFLFAGAGAWVGWQGLPSVLLWACALGFSLVIARLAVRRSVSSTDRMPFGPGLALGVWLTWLIGPLGF from the coding sequence ATGACGCCGCTGACCACGGCCGCCGTTCTGGGCGGACTGGGGCTGATCATCGGCAGCTTCCTGGCCGCGGTCAGCGTGCGATTGCCGCAGGGCGTCGACGTCGTCTCCAGGCCGTCGCAGTGCATGGGATGCGAGCGCCCACTCCGCCCGTGGGAGCTGGTTCCGGTCTTCAGCTGGCTGGCGCTGCGGGCCCGCTGCGCGCGATGCGGCGTCAGGATTTCCGCGCGCTATCCGGCGGTGGAGGCGGCGGCGGGTCTTGTGGGGGGCTGGGCGGGACTGGCGTTCGGCGATTGGACGCTGGCGGCGATCACGGCCGTACTCGGCTGGCAGCTCTTGCTGATCGCGGTGATCGACGCCGAGCACATGGTGTTGCCGGACGTGCTGACCTGGCCGCTGATCGGCACGGGGCTCGCGGCTTCCGTGCTGCTGGGGCAGGGCTGGCACGGGGTGCTGAGCGCGGGCATCGGCTTTGCGGCGCTGTGGCTGGTGGCTTGGGGCTATCGCGCCGCGCGCGGTCGACAAGGGCTGGGCGGCGGCGATCCTTTTCTGTTCGCCGGGGCGGGGGCCTGGGTCGGGTGGCAGGGGTTGCCCAGCGTGCTGCTGTGGGCCTGCGCGCTTGGCTTCAGCCTGGTGATCGCGCGATTGGCGGTTCGGCGATCGGTCTCATCGACCGACCGGATGCCGTTCGGGCCGGGGCTGGCGCTGGGCGTCTGGCTGACCTGGTTGATCGGGCCGCTGGGCTTCTAG
- the dapD gene encoding 2,3,4,5-tetrahydropyridine-2,6-dicarboxylate N-succinyltransferase, which yields MSEAAQLESVIEAAWEARAELSPSTKGETRQAVERALELLDAGEARVASRGADGVWTTHQWLKKAVLLSFRLNDNVVMRAGDRGAGSAAPGVGPFFDKVPNKFGDWTASDYQAAGFRSVPGAIVRQGAFVARNVVLMPSFVNIGAYVDEGSMVDAWATVGSCAQIGKNVHLSGGAGIGGVLEPLQANPTIIEDGCFIGARAEVAEGVIVREGAVLAMGVYLSASTKIVDRATGEVFRGEVPAYSVVVPGSLPDPNGGPSLYCAVIVKRVDAQTRAKTGVNELLRD from the coding sequence ATGAGCGAAGCCGCCCAACTCGAATCCGTGATCGAAGCCGCCTGGGAGGCGCGGGCGGAACTGTCGCCGTCCACCAAGGGCGAGACGCGTCAGGCGGTGGAACGCGCGCTGGAGCTGCTGGATGCCGGGGAAGCGCGGGTGGCATCGCGCGGAGCCGACGGCGTCTGGACCACGCACCAGTGGCTGAAGAAGGCGGTGCTTCTGTCGTTCCGCCTGAACGACAATGTGGTGATGCGCGCGGGCGACCGGGGCGCGGGCAGCGCGGCGCCTGGCGTCGGCCCCTTCTTCGACAAGGTGCCCAACAAGTTCGGCGACTGGACGGCGTCCGACTATCAGGCGGCGGGCTTCCGCTCCGTGCCCGGCGCCATCGTGCGGCAGGGCGCGTTCGTGGCCAGGAACGTGGTGCTGATGCCGTCCTTCGTGAACATCGGCGCCTATGTCGATGAAGGCTCCATGGTCGACGCCTGGGCGACTGTGGGTTCGTGCGCGCAGATCGGAAAGAATGTGCACCTGTCGGGCGGCGCCGGCATCGGCGGCGTGCTGGAGCCGCTGCAGGCCAATCCCACCATCATCGAGGACGGCTGCTTCATCGGCGCGCGCGCCGAGGTGGCCGAGGGCGTGATCGTGCGCGAGGGTGCGGTGCTGGCCATGGGCGTCTATCTGTCGGCCTCGACCAAGATCGTGGACCGGGCGACGGGCGAGGTGTTCCGGGGCGAGGTGCCGGCCTATTCGGTGGTCGTGCCCGGCTCACTGCCCGATCCGAACGGTGGGCCGTCGCTGTACTGCGCCGTGATCGTCAAGCGTGTGGACGCCCAGACGCGAGCCAAGACGGGCGTCAACGAACTGCTGCGCGACTAG
- a CDS encoding pyrimidine 5'-nucleotidase, translating into MTVAAPDLSDIRFWVFDMDDTLYPPEQGLMGLVQKRINAFVVEAVGLAPEEAAVLQRQFLDEHGTTLAGLMANYAVDTERFLREVHDVPLDGLEPNPRLAEVLKRLPGQCFVFTNGAREYAGRVLDRLGVADCFVDVFAIEDADLTPKPAPATFRRMAERFGLDMQSAVFFEDTPKNLEPAKALGMRTVLIGDGHGKPLGPHIDHQAPDLLDFLQSLSFKDAAA; encoded by the coding sequence GTGACGGTCGCCGCGCCCGATCTGTCGGACATCCGCTTCTGGGTGTTCGACATGGACGACACCCTTTATCCGCCCGAGCAGGGGCTGATGGGGCTGGTGCAGAAGCGGATCAACGCTTTCGTGGTCGAGGCCGTGGGCCTGGCGCCGGAGGAGGCGGCGGTGTTGCAGCGACAGTTCCTGGACGAGCACGGCACGACGCTGGCCGGCCTGATGGCCAACTATGCGGTCGATACGGAGCGTTTCCTGCGCGAGGTGCATGATGTGCCGCTCGATGGGCTGGAGCCCAATCCGCGTCTGGCCGAGGTGCTGAAGCGCCTGCCGGGACAATGCTTTGTCTTCACCAACGGTGCGCGCGAGTATGCGGGTCGGGTGCTGGACCGGCTGGGCGTGGCCGATTGCTTCGTCGATGTGTTCGCCATCGAGGACGCCGATCTGACGCCCAAGCCCGCGCCGGCGACCTTTCGCCGAATGGCCGAGCGGTTCGGGCTGGACATGCAGAGCGCGGTCTTCTTCGAGGACACGCCAAAGAACCTGGAGCCGGCCAAGGCGCTGGGCATGCGCACGGTGCTGATCGGCGACGGGCATGGAAAGCCGCTGGGCCCGCACATCGATCATCAGGCGCCGGACCTGCTCGATTTCCTTCAATCCCTCTCGTTCAAGGACGCCGCCGCATGA
- the argB gene encoding acetylglutamate kinase, which produces MSDIPPPPEERSWETAKTLAEALPFIQVYDRETVVIKYGGHAMGESAVAKQFAADVVLLKLMGVNPVVVHGGGPQISAMLDKAGVKSSFIDGLRVTDRDTMQVAEMVLSGAVNKEIAHWITMAGKEADVRGVGLSGKDAGLLTVEKTRRTKRDPDSLIEHEVDLGFVGEPTKVDPKLIKGLIASETEDWVPVIAPIGVAEDGQTFNVNADTVAGAVAGSLNAKRMLLLTDVVGVKGADGEIIREMTLEQAQGLIDDGTATGGMIPKLETAMAAVRAGVEAVVILDGRRPHAMLVELFSEYGAGTLVTAG; this is translated from the coding sequence ATGAGCGACATCCCACCCCCGCCCGAGGAACGCAGCTGGGAGACGGCGAAGACGCTGGCTGAGGCGCTGCCGTTTATCCAGGTTTATGACCGCGAGACGGTGGTCATCAAATATGGCGGCCACGCCATGGGCGAGAGCGCAGTGGCCAAGCAGTTCGCGGCGGATGTGGTGCTGCTGAAGCTGATGGGGGTGAACCCCGTGGTGGTGCACGGGGGCGGGCCGCAGATCAGCGCCATGCTGGACAAGGCGGGCGTCAAGTCCAGCTTTATCGACGGGCTGCGGGTAACCGATCGCGACACCATGCAGGTGGCCGAGATGGTCCTGTCAGGGGCGGTCAACAAGGAGATCGCCCACTGGATCACCATGGCCGGCAAGGAGGCGGACGTGCGCGGCGTGGGCCTGTCGGGCAAGGACGCGGGGCTGTTGACGGTCGAAAAGACGCGCCGCACCAAGCGCGATCCCGACAGCCTGATCGAGCACGAGGTGGACCTGGGTTTCGTCGGCGAGCCGACCAAGGTCGATCCCAAGCTGATCAAGGGGCTGATCGCGTCCGAGACCGAGGACTGGGTGCCGGTGATCGCTCCGATCGGCGTGGCCGAGGACGGCCAGACCTTTAACGTCAACGCCGACACGGTGGCGGGGGCGGTCGCCGGGTCGTTGAACGCCAAGCGGATGCTGCTGCTGACCGACGTGGTGGGGGTCAAGGGTGCGGATGGCGAGATCATCCGCGAGATGACGCTGGAACAGGCGCAAGGGCTGATCGACGACGGCACAGCGACCGGCGGCATGATCCCCAAGCTGGAAACGGCGATGGCGGCGGTGCGCGCGGGTGTCGAGGCGGTGGTGATCCTGGACGGACGCCGTCCGCACGCCATGCTGGTCGAGCTGTTCAGCGAATACGGCGCGGGCACTCTGGTGACGGCCGGGTGA
- a CDS encoding glycosyltransferase family 1 protein yields MTTLCLDGYNLAMPRGTGIATYGRSLLEAAGSLQLRREVLFGPQAPRSRSNIVNEANIVGAEGASLVRGPLQKLKRRFERHLGAFSVEAWPVEISGDVLWPERQGGAPHADGLWAAENVFHRAQRTFRRHGRALPVAFHSGGGRPRPDIMHWTTALPLHAPGVPNLYTVHDLIPLKAPHTTIHDREAFIKLHAFVAQRADHIVVVSEATRRDVIRLLGVSEDRVTNTYQAVASPDAYEARAEIDVMRELESTFDLGWKDYFIHFGAIEPKKNLGRVVEAFLASGSRRTLVIVGGRGWLQEDETALIAQVRKDAGSAADRIRTYDYMSQSHLVSLIRGARALLFPSLDEGFGLPVLEAMNLGTAVLTSNAGALPEVAGEAALRVEAEDVDAIRRGVQALDGDNDLSAELARLGIEQARQFSKEAYADRLRRLYARFS; encoded by the coding sequence ATGACGACGCTCTGCCTCGACGGCTACAATCTCGCGATGCCGCGGGGCACGGGCATTGCGACCTATGGCCGGTCCCTTCTGGAAGCGGCCGGCAGTCTGCAACTTCGCAGGGAAGTTCTGTTCGGTCCGCAGGCGCCGCGAAGCCGCTCCAACATCGTCAATGAAGCCAACATCGTCGGCGCCGAGGGCGCCAGTCTCGTGCGTGGCCCTTTGCAGAAGCTGAAGCGACGCTTCGAGCGCCACCTGGGCGCGTTCAGCGTCGAGGCCTGGCCCGTCGAGATTTCCGGAGACGTGCTTTGGCCCGAGCGCCAGGGCGGCGCCCCGCACGCGGATGGCCTGTGGGCCGCCGAGAACGTGTTTCATCGGGCACAGCGCACGTTTCGGCGTCATGGCCGAGCTCTGCCGGTCGCCTTTCATTCCGGGGGGGGACGCCCGCGGCCCGACATCATGCATTGGACCACCGCGCTGCCGCTCCACGCCCCCGGCGTTCCAAACCTCTACACCGTGCACGATCTGATCCCGCTCAAGGCGCCGCACACGACCATCCACGACCGCGAAGCGTTCATTAAGCTCCATGCCTTTGTCGCCCAACGCGCCGACCACATCGTTGTTGTCTCTGAAGCGACGCGACGCGATGTCATCCGGCTGCTGGGCGTGTCCGAAGATCGGGTGACCAACACCTATCAGGCCGTGGCCAGCCCCGATGCCTATGAGGCGCGCGCCGAGATCGACGTCATGCGCGAACTCGAATCGACCTTCGATCTGGGCTGGAAGGACTACTTCATCCACTTCGGCGCCATCGAGCCCAAGAAGAACCTGGGCCGCGTGGTCGAGGCCTTTCTGGCGTCGGGATCGCGGCGTACACTGGTGATCGTCGGCGGCCGGGGCTGGCTGCAGGAGGACGAGACGGCGCTGATCGCCCAGGTCCGCAAGGACGCGGGCTCGGCCGCCGATCGCATCCGCACCTACGACTACATGTCTCAGTCCCACCTGGTTAGCTTGATCCGCGGGGCGCGGGCGCTGCTCTTTCCCTCTCTGGACGAGGGGTTCGGACTGCCGGTGCTGGAGGCCATGAACCTGGGCACGGCCGTGCTGACCTCCAATGCGGGCGCACTGCCCGAGGTGGCGGGCGAAGCCGCGCTGCGGGTCGAGGCGGAGGATGTCGACGCCATCCGGCGGGGCGTCCAGGCGCTGGACGGGGACAACGATCTGTCGGCTGAGCTGGCCCGTCTCGGGATTGAACAAGCAAGACAATTCAGCAAGGAAGCGTACGCCGATAGACTGCGGCGGCTGTACGCCCGATTCTCCTGA
- a CDS encoding sulfotransferase family protein has translation MGTTTKTALVVLGMHRSGTSSVAGVLGLLGATPPKTLLEPAPDNPKGFWESRAIIHFNDRILQAGESWWNDWRDFDMRKLSPTQRREFEDEIPDLLISEFGNAEEIILKDPRLCRLWPIWEPALKQAGYAAKYLLPIRSPLETARSLTARNGFSTAEGLILWLQHVFHAERQTRGRPRRVLLWADFMGDWRAQIALAESALSWKPKVRDAATEAAIDAFLAPDLHRQRSTPSELVGDQSHAWAADGYALMAELAREDSPAVHRRLDALRRRFETACDLFGAALGPVLWNAHSAPIYLGERDQALREVVDAREALAESMRVQALTMEALSASEGRVATLVQQADSARIELEEAGLQARRLVETVDRLTTILADMDARHAALSDAHGRLEQERAAERQESLRDAACLKGQVEELNTAREQDRLDRQAEQQAAATALSQAVEETRQASDRLTRLTEDLARRPFSTVLSIRRASSHQRS, from the coding sequence ATGGGTACAACAACCAAGACAGCCCTTGTTGTTCTGGGCATGCACAGGAGCGGAACCTCTTCGGTGGCCGGCGTGCTGGGGCTGTTGGGCGCCACGCCGCCCAAGACCCTCTTGGAGCCCGCGCCCGACAATCCCAAAGGCTTCTGGGAAAGCCGCGCGATCATCCACTTCAACGACCGCATCCTCCAGGCCGGAGAATCCTGGTGGAACGACTGGCGCGATTTTGACATGCGCAAGCTGTCGCCGACGCAGCGACGCGAGTTCGAGGACGAGATTCCGGATCTGCTGATCTCGGAGTTCGGAAACGCCGAGGAGATCATCCTCAAAGACCCAAGGCTCTGTCGGCTGTGGCCGATCTGGGAACCGGCTCTAAAACAGGCCGGATATGCAGCGAAGTATCTGTTGCCGATCCGATCTCCGTTGGAGACCGCGCGTTCGCTGACGGCCCGGAACGGTTTCTCGACGGCGGAAGGCCTTATACTCTGGCTTCAGCATGTCTTTCATGCCGAGCGCCAGACGCGGGGCAGACCTCGTCGCGTGCTGTTGTGGGCGGACTTCATGGGCGATTGGCGTGCTCAGATCGCGCTCGCGGAATCTGCGCTGTCGTGGAAGCCGAAGGTTCGCGACGCCGCGACGGAGGCGGCCATCGACGCCTTTCTGGCTCCAGACCTGCATCGCCAACGCAGCACACCCTCCGAACTTGTGGGCGATCAAAGCCACGCCTGGGCGGCCGATGGCTATGCGTTGATGGCTGAACTGGCCCGTGAGGACAGCCCGGCCGTCCATCGCCGGCTTGACGCGCTGAGGCGCCGGTTCGAGACCGCCTGCGATCTCTTCGGCGCCGCATTGGGTCCGGTTCTGTGGAACGCCCATTCCGCGCCCATCTATCTGGGAGAGCGGGATCAGGCTCTGCGCGAGGTCGTGGACGCGCGCGAGGCGCTCGCCGAATCCATGCGCGTGCAGGCTCTGACCATGGAGGCGTTGTCGGCGTCGGAGGGGCGCGTCGCCACCCTGGTCCAGCAGGCGGACTCCGCGCGGATCGAACTTGAGGAAGCAGGCCTGCAGGCGAGGCGGCTGGTCGAAACCGTTGATCGCCTCACCACCATCCTGGCCGACATGGACGCGCGACATGCGGCCTTGTCGGACGCGCATGGCCGACTGGAACAGGAACGCGCCGCCGAACGGCAAGAGAGCTTGCGAGACGCCGCTTGCCTGAAGGGACAGGTCGAAGAGCTTAACACCGCTCGTGAACAGGACAGGCTTGATCGTCAGGCGGAACAGCAAGCCGCCGCAACCGCGCTGAGCCAGGCGGTTGAGGAAACCCGTCAGGCGTCGGATCGGTTGACGCGTCTCACGGAAGACCTGGCGAGGCGTCCCTTCAGCACCGTGTTGTCGATCCGGCGCGCCTCGTCTCACCAGAGATCCTGA
- a CDS encoding sulfotransferase domain-containing protein, whose translation MSMQPSLFFVVGGAQKCGTTALDAYLRFHPQLEMARTKETHFFDDEEGVNWRDPDYGPLHAQFSDRQDVLRGEATPISLYWTPAHHRILRYNPEMRFIFMLRHPTERAWSHWRMNIRRELDHLPFGEAIRAGRLRVLEDGEHSGLARHSSYVERGYYGRQIQSLATLFPLENMLVLRQTDLSHDPDAVLSRVARFLGVDPFPAIDPLIANVGAVPDDAVFTPEDRAYLDDLFAEDLKRLTTLTGVDLTAA comes from the coding sequence ATGAGCATGCAGCCTTCTTTGTTCTTCGTTGTCGGCGGCGCGCAGAAGTGCGGCACAACCGCGCTCGACGCCTATCTGAGATTTCATCCGCAACTCGAGATGGCGCGGACAAAGGAGACGCACTTCTTCGACGACGAAGAGGGGGTGAACTGGCGCGATCCCGACTATGGGCCGCTACACGCCCAGTTCAGCGATCGCCAGGATGTGCTGAGAGGCGAGGCGACGCCGATAAGCCTGTACTGGACACCGGCTCATCATCGCATCCTTCGCTACAATCCCGAGATGCGCTTCATCTTCATGCTGCGGCATCCCACCGAACGGGCGTGGTCGCACTGGCGCATGAACATCCGGCGTGAACTGGATCACCTGCCTTTTGGCGAAGCGATCCGCGCCGGGCGTTTGCGGGTTCTGGAGGACGGTGAACACTCGGGTCTGGCGCGGCATTCCAGCTATGTCGAACGCGGGTATTACGGGCGCCAGATCCAGTCGCTGGCCACGTTGTTTCCGCTGGAGAACATGCTTGTTCTGCGACAGACGGACCTTTCACACGATCCCGACGCCGTGCTGTCACGGGTCGCCCGTTTCCTGGGGGTGGACCCGTTTCCCGCGATTGATCCCCTGATCGCCAACGTCGGCGCCGTTCCTGACGATGCGGTGTTCACCCCCGAGGATCGCGCCTATCTGGACGATCTGTTCGCCGAGGATCTGAAACGCCTGACGACGCTGACGGGCGTCGATCTCACCGCCGCCTGA
- a CDS encoding GspE/PulE family protein — MTALDPAPLAIRFPARTPTPRRLGEVLIARGMIREADLTNALTLQRQNGGLLGLNLVRLGAVSEAQLLDVLSEQLDLPILLPENSPRPEQVGAFLSEIRSPLHWWAEAEAVAWREDETGRVLCAGVQPLEPRLGERIGQAVDEPVVFLLAQRSLIEALTQDLHADASPLMDAGMGGGADAARLRELAQEAPVIDFVNAVFAEALTRRASDVHVEPYEDRFLVRMRIDGVLTTARAAPRANFEAVASRIKLLSGMDIGERRLPQDGRQSVRVSGQEVDLRVSTLPCSWGESIVLRLLGKTSRLPELSELGVGADQERTLLELSEQPNGVFLITGPTGSGKTTTIYRLLTHLNDGERKIITVEDPVELDLPGVIQVRVRADIGLTFAAGLRSILRQDPDVIMVGEIRDPETARIAVQAALTGHLVISTVHTNTALAAVPRLLDLGIEDYLLADVLRGVAGQRLVRRLCDCARPSTPEEAAVHEQSIPAHLRPVADAEPAGWREPVGCPRCGQSGFRGRVGAYEIAPASPTLIQALRASADEDQLTAIAREDGFLSFGDDAFLKARRGMTTLHEVHRITGGGD; from the coding sequence ATGACCGCGCTCGATCCGGCGCCGCTCGCCATCCGCTTTCCCGCCCGGACGCCGACCCCCCGCCGCCTAGGCGAGGTGCTGATCGCGCGCGGCATGATCCGCGAGGCGGACCTGACCAATGCGCTGACGCTGCAGCGGCAGAACGGCGGCCTGCTGGGGCTGAACCTGGTTCGGCTGGGCGCCGTGTCCGAGGCGCAGCTGCTGGACGTGCTGTCCGAACAGCTGGACCTGCCGATCCTGCTGCCAGAGAACAGCCCCCGCCCCGAGCAGGTCGGCGCCTTCCTGTCCGAAATCCGCTCGCCCCTGCACTGGTGGGCCGAGGCCGAGGCCGTGGCGTGGCGCGAGGACGAGACCGGCCGCGTCCTGTGCGCCGGCGTCCAGCCGCTGGAGCCGCGCCTGGGCGAACGCATCGGCCAGGCCGTGGACGAGCCGGTGGTGTTCCTGCTGGCCCAGCGTTCGCTGATCGAGGCCCTGACCCAGGACCTGCACGCCGACGCCTCACCCCTGATGGACGCCGGCATGGGCGGCGGGGCCGACGCCGCGCGCCTGCGCGAACTGGCGCAGGAGGCGCCGGTGATCGACTTCGTCAACGCCGTCTTCGCCGAGGCCCTGACCCGCCGCGCCTCCGACGTGCACGTCGAACCCTATGAGGACCGCTTTCTGGTGCGCATGCGCATCGACGGCGTGCTGACCACCGCCCGCGCCGCGCCCCGCGCCAACTTCGAGGCCGTGGCCTCGCGCATCAAGCTGCTCTCAGGCATGGACATCGGCGAGCGCCGTCTGCCGCAGGACGGCCGCCAGTCGGTGCGCGTGTCCGGCCAGGAGGTGGACCTGCGCGTCTCCACCCTGCCCTGCTCCTGGGGCGAATCGATCGTGCTGCGTCTGCTCGGCAAGACCAGCCGCCTGCCCGAACTGTCCGAACTCGGCGTCGGCGCCGATCAGGAAAGAACCCTGCTGGAGCTGTCGGAACAGCCCAACGGCGTGTTCCTGATCACCGGCCCGACCGGCTCGGGCAAGACCACCACCATTTATCGCCTTCTGACCCATCTGAACGACGGCGAGCGCAAGATCATCACCGTCGAGGACCCGGTCGAGCTGGACCTGCCGGGCGTGATCCAGGTGCGGGTGCGCGCCGACATCGGCCTGACTTTCGCCGCCGGCCTGCGCTCGATCCTGCGCCAGGACCCCGACGTCATCATGGTGGGCGAAATCCGCGACCCGGAGACCGCCCGCATCGCCGTCCAGGCCGCCCTGACCGGCCACCTGGTGATTTCCACCGTCCACACCAACACCGCGCTCGCCGCCGTGCCGCGCCTCCTGGACCTCGGCATCGAGGACTATCTGCTGGCCGATGTGCTGCGCGGCGTGGCGGGCCAGCGCCTGGTGCGCCGCCTGTGCGACTGCGCCCGCCCCTCCACGCCGGAGGAAGCGGCCGTGCACGAACAGTCGATCCCCGCCCACCTGCGCCCGGTCGCCGACGCCGAGCCCGCCGGCTGGCGCGAGCCCGTCGGCTGCCCCCGCTGTGGACAGTCCGGCTTTCGCGGCCGCGTCGGCGCCTATGAGATCGCGCCGGCCTCCCCCACCCTGATCCAGGCCCTGCGCGCCTCCGCCGACGAGGACCAACTGACCGCCATTGCCCGCGAGGACGGTTTTCTCTCCTTCGGCGACGACGCCTTTCTCAAGGCCCGGCGCGGCATGACCACCTTGCATGAAGTGCACAGGATCACCGGAGGGGGCGACTAG
- a CDS encoding class I SAM-dependent methyltransferase, which translates to MHSNYYDLGAVRQSVEASNHREVIGGLWDEIGAHQMSFLVSQGMAPSDRLLDVGCGSLRLGSRAIAWLDPHRYYGTDLSPDLIEAGRQRELDDTLRAKAPSEHFSVSDDFAFSFLDHQVDLAIAQSVFTHLPLNHLRRCLHTLSPHMKSGGKFFVTYFDCPSDVDLHQPRAQGATGIVSHDISDPYHYRSSDLAWAIADSPWTLNVIGDWGHPRNQHMAAFIRH; encoded by the coding sequence ATGCACAGCAACTACTACGATCTTGGCGCCGTTCGGCAATCCGTCGAGGCTAGCAACCACCGCGAAGTGATCGGAGGTCTGTGGGACGAGATCGGCGCGCATCAGATGAGCTTCCTGGTTTCTCAAGGAATGGCGCCGTCAGACCGGCTGCTGGATGTGGGCTGCGGATCGCTGAGACTGGGATCGCGCGCGATCGCATGGCTGGACCCGCATCGATACTACGGCACGGATTTGTCGCCGGATCTGATCGAAGCCGGGCGGCAAAGGGAGCTCGATGACACGCTGCGAGCGAAGGCTCCGAGCGAGCATTTCAGCGTCAGCGATGACTTTGCCTTCAGCTTCCTGGATCACCAGGTCGATCTGGCCATCGCCCAGTCCGTGTTCACCCATTTGCCGCTGAACCATCTGCGTCGCTGCCTGCACACCTTGTCCCCGCACATGAAATCGGGCGGCAAATTCTTTGTCACCTATTTCGACTGTCCCAGCGACGTCGACCTCCATCAGCCGAGGGCGCAGGGCGCGACCGGCATCGTCTCTCACGACATCAGCGATCCGTACCACTACAGGTCATCGGATCTCGCGTGGGCGATCGCGGATTCCCCCTGGACATTGAACGTCATCGGCGATTGGGGACATCCGAGGAATCAACACATGGCGGCGTTCATCCGACATTGA